In Candidatus Omnitrophota bacterium, a genomic segment contains:
- the rpsK gene encoding 30S ribosomal protein S11, producing MEQKKSKFKKGKKTAKVAPSGIAHILATFNNTIVTITDKDGNTVAWASTGSAGFKGSKKSTPFAAGIAADNAGKKALERGMKEVEVYVKGPGAGRESAIRSIQAAGLTIRAIRDVTPIPHNGCRPQKRRRV from the coding sequence GTGGAACAGAAAAAAAGTAAATTCAAAAAAGGTAAAAAGACGGCCAAGGTAGCTCCAAGCGGCATAGCCCACATCCTGGCCACGTTCAACAATACCATCGTTACCATAACCGATAAGGACGGTAACACGGTGGCATGGGCATCGACGGGGAGCGCCGGGTTCAAGGGGTCGAAGAAATCGACGCCGTTTGCCGCAGGCATAGCCGCCGATAACGCCGGCAAAAAGGCGCTCGAGCGCGGCATGAAAGAGGTGGAGGTATACGTGAAGGGTCCCGGCGCAGGCAGGGAATCGGCAATACGCTCGATCCAGGCGGCCGGCCTTACGATAAGGGCTATACGGGACGTGACTCCCATACCTCATAACGGGTGTCGTCCGCAGAAGCGGAGGAGAGTGTAA
- the rpsD gene encoding 30S ribosomal protein S4 has translation MARYIRPSCRLCRREGIKLFLKGAKCQTDKCPVSRRAYAPGQHGAVSARKKESNYGVQLREKQKVKRIYGVLEKQFKHYFRIAEKAKGVTGITLLQLLERRIDNVIFRMNLAQSRAAARQLVGHGSVYVNGRRVDIPSYTVKVGDTIILKVKEPVAKRINETREVLKDRPMAKWLGADPKEFKATIADLPTKADVGFPIQEQLIVELYSK, from the coding sequence ATGGCCAGATATATCAGGCCCTCCTGCAGGCTATGCAGGCGCGAAGGGATAAAATTGTTCCTTAAGGGAGCGAAGTGTCAGACCGACAAGTGCCCCGTCTCCAGGCGCGCATACGCGCCGGGACAGCACGGAGCCGTAAGCGCAAGGAAGAAAGAGTCCAACTACGGCGTTCAGCTTCGCGAAAAACAGAAGGTGAAGAGGATATACGGGGTGCTTGAGAAGCAGTTCAAGCACTACTTCAGGATAGCAGAGAAGGCCAAGGGGGTGACCGGTATTACGCTCCTGCAGCTTCTCGAGAGGCGGATAGACAACGTCATCTTCAGGATGAACCTGGCCCAGTCAAGGGCCGCGGCCCGTCAGCTTGTAGGCCATGGTTCGGTCTATGTTAACGGCCGGCGCGTGGATATACCCTCATACACGGTCAAGGTAGGCGATACGATCATCCTCAAAGTGAAAGAGCCGGTCGCGAAGCGTATCAACGAAACGAGAGAAGTGCTCAAAGACAGGCCTATGGCCAAATGGCTCGGAGCGGATCCGAAGGAGTTCAAGGCGACTATCGCGGACCTTCCGACAAAGGCCGATGTAGGGTTCCCCATACAGGAACAGCTCATAGTCGAGTTATATTCGAAATAA
- a CDS encoding DNA-directed RNA polymerase subunit alpha, giving the protein MGISMKNFEMPKKLVLDESSYTPTYGKFIAEPFERGYGTTVGNSLRRVLISSIEGTAVTSIKVAGVHHEFGAIKGVVEDGAQIVLNIKKLILRSHFKTPKPIHISVSKKGEVTAANIKVDETVEVINPDLHIATLTKDVDLNIEMEVARGRGYVPADRNKREGQPIGVIPIDSIFTPVKKVNFYVENTRVGQITDYDKLILEVWTNGAIEPKEALLYASNILQRHLDIFVGFGKLPEEEDVPEETEEERQLREKFKVPISELELSVRSSNCLREARIKTIGDLVKKTELEMLKYRNFGKKSLAEINKILGGMGLALGMKSDEKKTKKEE; this is encoded by the coding sequence ATGGGAATAAGCATGAAGAATTTCGAAATGCCCAAGAAACTCGTACTGGATGAGTCGAGCTATACGCCCACTTACGGGAAATTCATAGCCGAACCTTTTGAGAGAGGATACGGGACTACCGTCGGGAACTCATTGCGGAGGGTCCTCATATCGTCTATAGAGGGTACGGCCGTTACGAGCATCAAGGTGGCAGGGGTACACCATGAGTTCGGGGCCATAAAGGGCGTCGTAGAAGACGGCGCCCAGATAGTGCTGAACATAAAGAAGCTGATCCTGCGCTCCCACTTCAAGACGCCGAAGCCCATCCATATATCGGTCAGCAAAAAGGGGGAAGTGACGGCGGCGAATATCAAAGTTGACGAGACGGTCGAGGTGATAAACCCCGACCTCCATATAGCCACCCTTACAAAGGACGTAGATCTGAATATAGAGATGGAGGTGGCGCGCGGAAGAGGATATGTCCCGGCAGACCGGAACAAGAGAGAGGGGCAGCCGATAGGCGTCATCCCGATAGATTCTATATTCACTCCCGTCAAGAAAGTAAATTTCTATGTCGAGAATACGAGGGTCGGCCAGATCACAGATTATGATAAACTCATACTGGAGGTATGGACCAACGGCGCCATAGAGCCGAAAGAGGCGCTCCTCTACGCGTCTAACATACTCCAGAGGCACCTCGACATATTCGTCGGTTTCGGGAAGCTCCCGGAAGAGGAAGACGTCCCGGAAGAGACGGAAGAGGAGAGGCAATTGAGGGAGAAGTTCAAGGTGCCGATCTCCGAGCTGGAACTTTCGGTGAGAAGCTCAAATTGTTTGCGCGAGGCGCGCATAAAGACGATCGGCGACCTGGTGAAGAAGACGGAACTCGAGATGCTCAAGTACAGGAATTTTGGTAAAAAGTCGCTTGCGGAGATCAATAAGATCCTGGGCGGCATGGGTCTGGCTCTCGGGATGAAATCGGACGAGAAGAAGACAAAGAAAGAAGAGTAG
- the rplQ gene encoding 50S ribosomal protein L17: MRHGKKRTKLSMKTSHRKATMRNMARSMLKYQRIETTLRRAKEVRRLVEYLITLSKDDSVFARRRAYDVLSDRDLVSKLFREISPLFKARASGFTRIIPLGFRRGDGAQMAILELTEKKIVEKRPKKKKEKAKAEEVAAETTKAAAETDKQVKSEEAKKEEPKPKQPHKPKTAVAEEKKAERARSEEKKMTDKKGFMKNLRGFFRRKSDM, translated from the coding sequence ATGAGACACGGAAAAAAACGCACTAAACTGAGCATGAAGACGAGCCACAGGAAAGCGACTATGCGCAACATGGCCCGTTCTATGCTGAAATATCAGCGTATCGAAACGACGCTGCGCAGGGCAAAAGAGGTGAGGCGTCTCGTTGAGTACCTGATAACCTTATCCAAAGACGATTCGGTCTTCGCGCGGCGCCGCGCCTACGACGTGCTCTCAGACAGGGACCTGGTGTCTAAGCTCTTCAGGGAGATATCGCCGCTATTTAAAGCCAGGGCGAGCGGTTTCACCAGGATAATACCTCTCGGGTTCAGGCGGGGCGATGGGGCCCAGATGGCCATACTGGAGCTCACCGAAAAGAAGATAGTCGAGAAACGCCCGAAGAAGAAGAAAGAGAAAGCGAAGGCCGAAGAGGTTGCCGCTGAAACAACAAAGGCAGCCGCCGAAACGGATAAGCAGGTGAAATCGGAAGAGGCGAAGAAGGAAGAGCCGAAGCCGAAACAGCCGCACAAGCCGAAAACTGCGGTGGCCGAAGAGAAGAAGGCGGAGAGGGCAAGGTCCGAGGAGAAGAAGATGACCGACAAGAAAGGGTTCATGAAGAACCTGCGCGGCTTCTTCCGTCGGAAGAGTGATATGTAG